The genome window GATAGCCCAGCATGGCCCGCCCGGCGGGGACATTCGACATGATGACGCTGCCGAAACCGGCAATCACGCCGTCACCAATGAAGATATTGTCCTGCACACAGACGCGCCCACCCAGCACGACCTGATCGCCAATCTCAACCGATCCGGCTATCCCGACCTGCCCGCATAACAACACGTTACGGCCGATCCGGCAGTTGTGGCCGACATGCACCATGTTGTCGAGTTTGGTGCCGTCGCCAATGGTGGTCGCCCGGATAGTGCCCCGGTCGATGGTTGAATTTGCGCCGAATTCGACATCATCGCCGATTTCGACCGTGCCCAGCGAATGGATACGCTCCCAGGGTTGGGCGTCTGTCGGGGTGTCCGCGCCCAGCGTTTCGCGCACGGTTTCGACGGCCGATTTTTCCGCCGTCACGAACGAGAATCCGTCCGCTCCGATGACACCACCGGGTTGGGCGGTGAAGCGGTCGCCGATCTTTACCCGCGCGCCGATCCGCAGACCGGGATGGATCAACGCGTCGTCGCCGATCTGCGCGCCTTCGGCGATGCTGACATGGGCAGCAATGCGGGCGTTTGCCCCGATGCGCACGCCGCGCCCAATGACGACAAAGGGGCCGATGGCGGCCCCGGCCGCGATCTGCGCGCTTGGGTCGATCACGGCGCTGGAGTGAATGCCGGGCGCAACCTCGGGGCCCGGATCGAACAGCGCGGTGACGCCCGCCATTGCAAGGCGCGCGCGGGGCACCTCCACAGCGCCCGACAGGCCCAGCGCCTGCCAGTCCGCCCCGGGCCAGACCAGAGCGGCGCGCGCGCGGCCCTTGGTCAGACCGTCGGCATAGGCCGGGTTCATCGCCATCGCCAACTGGTCAGGCGCGGCATCCGCCGGTTCCGCCGCCCCGCTGAGCGGCAATGTCCCGTCGCCCAGAACCGGCGCGCCCAGCGCGCTGGCAATATCGGCCAGGGTGAATGTGGTCATCTGTTGCGGGCTTTCAGACATCGTGCTCAGGCCGCTGCCTCAACCGCTGCGACCACACCGTCAACGACTTCGGCCAGAAGCCCCTCATCCTCACACTCGGCCATGACGCGGATCAAAGGCTCGGTTCCCGACTTGCGGATCAATAGGCGACCGGTGCCGTTTAACTGGTGTTCGGCATCGGCAATCGCCGCCTGTACCGGTACTGCATTGGTCGGGTCAGGGCCTGCATAGCGGACGTTCTTCAACAGCTGTGGCACGGGGGTGAAGCTTTGCGTCAGCACGCTGGCCTTGACCTCGGTACGTACCATCTCGGCAAGGAATTGCAGCCCGGCGGCCAGCCCGTCGCCGGTTGTGCCGAAATCGGTCATGACGATATGGCCCGATTGCTCACCACCCAGATTGAAGCCGCCTGCACGCATCGCTTCGACCACATAGCGGTCGCCGACGGCAGTGCGCATCAGGTCCAATCCGCGTTTTTTGAGGAAGCGTTCCAACCCCAGATTGCTCATCACCGTGGCGACAAGCATGTTTTCGTTCAGCCACCCCTCGTCCGCCCAGCGCGCCGCCAGCAGCGCCATCAGCTGATCGCCGTCCGCCACACGCCCGTTCTGATCCAGGATCATCACCCGGTCGGCATCCCCGTCCAGGCAGATGCCCACATCCGCGCCGTGCGCCACAATGGATTCAGCGGCCAGCGAGGTATTGGTCGACCCGCAGCCATTGTTGATATTGGTGCCATTCGGGCTGACCCCGACGGGGATCACCTCGGCCCCCAACTCCCACAGGACTTCGGGCGCGGCGCGATAGGCGGCCCCGTTGGCGCAATCCACCACGACCTTCAGCCCGTCCAGCCGCAGCCCGCGGGGAAAGCTGGCCTTGGTCCGTTCCACATAGCGCCCCCGGCCATCGTCGATCCGGGTGGCGCGGCCAATCTCGGCCGGCGGCACGGGGGCCACGTCGCCCTGCACCATGGCGGCAATCTCGGCCTCGGCCTCATCACTCAGCTTGAAACCATCGGGGCCGAAGAACTTGATGCCGTTGTCCTGGTGCGGATTGTGGCTGGCCGAGATCATGATCCCCAGATCGGCGCGCATGGACCGTGTCAGCAAGCCAACCGCCGGGGTCGGCACCGGGCCTAGCAGCAGCACATCCATGCCGGTGCTGGTCAGGCCCGCAGTCAGCGCGTTTTCGATCATGTAACCGCTAAGGCGCGTGTCCTTGCCGATCACCACCCGGTGCCGGATCTGCCCATCGGTGCGAAAATACCGCCCCGCCGCCGCGCCAAGTCGCAAGCACATATCGGCGGTCATCGGCCACTCATTAGCCCTGCCGCGCACGCCGTCGGTTCCAAACAATGGTTTGCTCATGCCTGTCCCATTCCCGTTGCCGCCTGCCACAGGGTGACGGCTTGTTTTGTCGCTTCCATATCATGAACGCGGGTGATCTGCACGCCCTGCGCCAGCCCTGCCAGCGCGACGGCGAGTGATCCCGGCATCCGGTCATCCGCATCCGCGGCCCCCGCCAGCGTTCCGATAAAGCGCTTGCGCGACGCCCCCAGCAGGATCGGACAGCCAAGGCCATGAAACAGCGACAGCCCGCGCAGCAGCGCCCGATTATGATCCACCGTCTTGCCAAATCCGATACCCGGATCAACCACGATCCGGTCCGCCGCAATCCCTGCTGCGCGCGCCGCAGCGACCCGCCCGGCGAGGTAGTCATATACGTCCAGCAGAACATCGTCATAGCGCGGCGCGTCCTGCATCGTCGCCGGATCGCCCTGCGCATGCATCAGGATCACCGGGGCGTTCGCGTCGGCGACCACGGTGGCCAGTGCCGGATCAAAGCCGAGCGCGGCCACGTCATTGACGATATCGGCCCCTGCCTGCAAAGCCGCCTGCGCCACGGAGGCCTTGCGCGTATCGATTGACAGCGCGCCGTCATACCCGTGCCGCAGCGCCTCGATTACCGGCGCCGTGCGTGCAATCTCATCCGCCACTGAAACCTCGGCCGCGCCGGGGCGGGTACTTTCGCCGCCGATGTCGAGGATATCCGCCCCGCCCGAAGCCATCGCGCGGGCATGGGCCAGCGCCACGTCAGGGTCGAAGAACCGCCCGCCGTCCGAAAAACTGTCCGGCGTCACATTCAGAATGCCCATCAGGCGCGGCTGGGTCAGATCAAGTCCGGCCAGCGGCGCGCGGGGCGCGGTGATTGCAGCAAGCGTGTCGTCCGGAATTTCCGACGTAGCCACGACCTTGCGCACACCGCCTCGCTCGATCCGCTCGGCATGGGTAAACCAGCCCCAGCCCCCGGCCACGGGCTGCGCACCGGCAGGCCGGGCGGCGTCGATCTGGACAAGGGGGCGGTAATAGCTGTTCATGCCACGGCTATCGGCAATCGGCCCCGCCTTGGCAAGGATCACCCCAGAGAGAGTGTTTCAGTTTCGACAGAAATCGCCGGAGTTCTGACGCCTGCGGGCAAATCCCTGCCGACGACCACCAGTTTCTGCGCACCCAGCCGGTCAGCCATCCAACCCGCCAGGACGGCCCCTTCAGCGGCCGCATCCGGCGCCCCCGGCGTGTCGAGCAGTATTTTCCCCGGCGCCCAGAGTGTTAGCCGCCCCTGTGCAAGCGCCCAGTCAACTTCGGTACGGGTGGCGGCGACATGGGCCTTGGCGTGCAGCATCGACAGCGCCCAGGTCGCGGCGTCGCGGGTCAGCAGGGCGATGCGGCGCTGCGCTTCGTTCGATGGCGCGGCGATATCCGCATCAGCGCAAACCAGAACCGGTTTTTCCTGATGATGCAGATAGTCCAGCCATTTGACCGCAGCCTCGGGCGCGCCGGTCAGCGCGCCAAGGTCCACGACGACAGGCGGGGTCGCACCGCTGGCCGCCTGTTTGCTGCTTTGGCGCACAACCTCGATCCCCAGAGCGCCCGGTCCACGGTCCAGCTTTTCAATGCGAATCCAGACCTGTCGCGCCTGTGGTTCAGCCAGAAGGCGAAGCGAGATACGCTCGGCCAGCGTTTCCAGCAGGGCAAGGCGCTCTGCCGCAAGCTCGGCCCGGATCGCATCGGCGATGGTATCATAGGACAGGATGCGGTCGACGTCGTCGCCGACCTCCGCATCCGGCGGGGCAACGGCCACGACAACCGAAAATTGCAGGCGCTGTTTCGTGCCACGCTCAACCTCGAACGCGCCGATTTCGACGTCGACAGGGAAGTCGCGCAAGGAAATCCGATCTGCATCCGGCGCATCCGCGCGGGCGCGATCCTCAAGCGGGCCGAAGCTGAGTGAGACGGAGTCGGTCATCAAAGCCGGGTTAGCGTATGATCGGTCCGGGATGAACCAGAAAAGGCGGGCGAGATGATCGGTTTGGGATGCGGCGCTGCTGGTCTGGATGTCCGAGGATCGCCGGGCAAGCCAGTGAATGCAAAAAGGTCCACCAATGTCCACATCACGCAAAAAAGCGGCCCGGGACTTGCCCGGGCCTGCCATTCAATCCGTCAGATCAACTGAGCCGGATAAACGATTATGAGCGATAGAATTTGTGCACGCCGATGATCACGGTCCGGTCGAACGCACGCGCCCAACGCGGGTTTACCGCCTTGGTGTGGTAATGATCCGACCCCTTGGTCAACTTGCGGTCCGCACCATCCAGCATCACGCGGGCAATCTTGCCCACCAGTGCGCGTGCCCCTTTTTCGCGGTAAACCTCCGGATAGCGGTCACAGGCGTAAGAGAACTGGCAACCGCGCGGGTTGTTTACGCCCTGCTTGATGACGCCGCAGACCGAATTCGGAAAACGCTTGCTGTCGACGCGGTTCAGGATCACCTCGGCCACGGCAAAGATGCCCTTGACGCTTTCGCCGCGCGCTTCGAAGTACAGCGCTTCGGTCATGCAGCGCCAGTCACGCCCGCCTTTGGCAACCGGCAGGCTGTCAACATAGGCGCGAGTGTATTGCACCGGGCCTGGCCCCTTGACCGGGCCTTGCACCGGGTGTGGCCGGATCATCTTGGTCATCGTGTCGGGCACTGACGCCGTCAGCGGCTGGGTCTTGTCGCCCAGCAGTCCGGCCAGATTCTCGGCCAGCGATGGCGCGGGCACCATCGGCACGATCACGCTGGCCTCGACGACCTGTTCGGTCACTGTCGGAGCAGTCGGCGTCATTGTCACCACAGGGCGCGTATTCGGTGCCGACGTGTCCCCGGTAAATTCCTGAATCATCAAAGCGGTGGTCAATCCACCGCAAAAGGCAACCAATGCCACCCCGAGGGTGGCAACCTGGCGAGAGCCGTCCATGTCTTTCGTCCCTACATCTGTCGCGCCAACCGTCCCGGCGCCCTGCATCCATACATTCTGGCGACCCAATCTCCCCGATCGCCGTGGGGGGCCTTAAAGGAGTTAATCTTGCAAATCCACCCCCGGTGCGTAAACACCCGCGTGATTTCGGCGCATTGTGGGACGACAATCATCCAATATGGGCGCTTTTTGGCCCAGAACTGGCGACAAAACGCGCTTTACGCCCGCGTCAAGTTGTCACCCCACGCTAAAGTTGTGCGGATTTCGTGCCAGCCCGGATCGCCAATTGCGCCGCCGCCAGCCGCGCCAGCGGCACCCGGAAGGGCGAGGCGCTGACGTAATCGTACCCCGCGCGGCGGCAAAACTCGATGCTTTCGAGGTCGCCGCCATGTTCGCCGCAGATCGACAGGGTCACATCGGGACGCGCCGCCCGCCCACGCTGCGCGCCGATGCGTAACAATTCGCCCACGCCGTCTTCGTCCAGGCGGTGGAACGGGTCTTCGGGGAAGACACCCTGGCTGACATATTCGCTCATGAAGCGTCCGGCATCGTCGCGCGACAGGCCATAGGTCATCTGCGTCAGGTCGTTGGTCCCAAAGCTCAGGAATTCAGCATAGCGCGCAATCTCGTCCGCGCGCAGCGCGGCGCGCGGGGTTTCGACCATAACCCCAAGGCGGAACGAGAATTCTGTGCCGCTTTCGGCCCGCACGGCGGCGGCCACCGCGTCGATGCGGCTTTTGACCAACTCAACCTCCCGAAAGGCCGAAACCAGGGGGATCATCACCTCGGGCACCACGGGGTTGCCGGCGCGGGTCGCTTCGACCGTTGCCTCGAAAATGGCGCGTGCCTGCATTTCATAGATCTCGGGCATGGCCACGCCCAGCCGCACCCCGCGCATCCCCAGCATCGGGTTGAATTCGGTCAGCGAGGCGACGCGACGCGTCACGTCCTTCAACGGCATCCCCAAGGCATCCGCCAATTCGCGCAGGCCCGAGCGTGAATTCGGCAGGAATTCATGCAGCGGCGGATCCAGCAGGCGAATGCAGACGGGCCGCCCCTCCATAATGCGGAACAGCTGCGCGAAATCGGCCCGCTGCATCGGCAGCAAGCGGTCCAGCGCGCCCTGCCTGTCATCGGGACCATCGGCAAAGATCATCTCGTGCATCACAGTCAGGCGGTCAGCTTCGTAAAACATGTGCTCGGTCCGGCACAGCCCGATGCCGCTGGCCCCGAAGGTGGCGGCAACCTGCGCTTCTGCGACGGTATCGGCATTGGCGCGCACGTCGATATCCTGATGATCGCTGGCCCAATCCATCAGGGTGCGGAAACTGTCGCCAAGCGCCGGTTCCAGCAGCGGCGCGGCCCCGGCCAGCGCCTCACCCGCTGTTCCGTCAAGCGTCACCACGTCGCCGGCGTTCAGCACCCGCCCGTCACGCGTCGTCAGCGTCTGGTCGGCGGCGTCGATAGCGATGCGCGATGCGCCCACCACACAGGGCAGGCCCAGCCCGCGTGCGATCATGGCCGCGTGGCTGGTCCTGCCGCCGCGTTCCGTCAGCACCGCGACGGCGGCGTGCATGCCGCGAATATCCTCGGGCGTGGTTTCATGGCGCACCAGGATCGAGGGTTCGCCCCGCGCCGCATTGGCCTGCGCCGCCTCGGCCGTGAACACCAGCACGCCGGTCGCCGCGCCCGGGCTGGCCGCGATGCCCTGCGCCACGACGTCGCGCGCGCCCGATGGATCAACCTGCCGGTGCAGCAGTTCATTCAAGGCGCGCGGTTCGATCCGCAGCAGCGCTTCGGCCTTCGGGATCACGCCATCTTCGGCCAGCGCCACCGCAATCCGCACCGCCGCACGGCTGTTGCGCGCGATACGCACCGCGTCCAGAACAAACAGGCGCCCGTCGCTGACGGTGAATTCCACTTGCATTTCTTCACGCAGGCGCTGGCGGCAAATGCCGCCGATGCGGATCAGATCGGCGAAAACATCCGGGCACAGTTCCTGAAGCGAGGGGCCACGCTCATCACGCGTCAGATATATGGCGCCCTCGAGACCCGTCAGCGCATCGCGCCCCTGGCTTTGGCTGAGGTAGCGCCCGGTCACGATATCCTGGCCCGTGTCCGAGCTGACAAACTGGATCACACCAGAGCCGCTTTCCGCAGGCCCCACGCCCAGCGCCATTTCCTGCACCACAAGGCCCAGCCCCGCGTCGGCGGGCGCGCCGCGTGCTTCGCGCAGGATACGGGCCGAGGTGCCTTCCCATGCCCGCGCCATCGAGGACAGCACCGCGGCAAGCTGATGCGCGTGATCCTGCGGGAAGGGTTCGTCCGCTTCGTCTTTGTAGGCGGCCAGCAGACGTTGCAGAGTGTCGGCATCTGTCTGGTCGGTTTCGAACTCATCCGGGTCCAGATGGGCGACATCCACTGCATAGGCTTGCAGAAACCGCACATAGAGCGCGGTTGCGGCGGCCTCTCCCAATGTTTCGCTTAGTGCGGCGTGATGCGCATCATTCATGCCGATATTCAGGATCGCGCCGGGACCGCCCCAGTCGGGATCTTCGCTTGAAGGTCGCACCGACAGCAGCGCGCCTGCATCGAACTGGCCCAGCAACGCGGCAAGATCGGGCATCTGGCCCTGAGCGATTGCGCGAACGGTCGGGAACGGCAGCGCCACGGTGCGCGGCACCGGCAGGTCCAGCCGGATCAGGCGTTGCAGACATTTCGCGCGCCCACCATGCAGCGCCGCCGACATGGGGGCCGTCGGCGTGATCTCGGTCATCTGGCTCAGGTCGCTATGCTGCACCGCGGCATCCTTTCGCGCCGCAGCATAGCGAGGATTGATGGTCGGGCAAGGGTGAAGGCGTTCAATGCAGGATCAGACAACAATGTCAGGATCATTGTTTTTTTGAACGGCGCGAAGTGACCGTCGCCGACCGTTCCTTTTCGCCCCGGATCAAGCCCGTCAGGGCGCCGGGCGAGCGCCTGTCTGCCCGGCGGGCAGGCGCTTTCGCGACGGATCGCTATTCACAGACCTTCAGGCTAACGCGGCGCCATAAATTGCCCAACGCACCCGGCGTGAACGCCTACCCCCAGACAGACGCTCACCCGGCTTGCCCGCGGCCCCTACCCGTCCAGCTTGGTCAGGTCGGCGACACTCAGGCAGATCGTCCTGATCCGGCTGAGCAGGTTCAGGCGGTTGCGGCGCAGGACCTGACTGTCGGCGTTCACCTGAACAGCATCGAAGAACCCGTCAATCGGGGCGCGCAGTCCGGCCATGGCGGTCATCGCGGCGCCGAAATCCTCGGCCTCCATCGCCGGGGCAATTTTGGCCTCGGCGGCGTCGAGGGCGGCGAACAGGGCGCGTTCTTCCTCGGTCTCGGCGAACTTCGGGTCGGCACCGTAGGAGTATTCCACCCCGTCCGCGTCCTCAGCCTGCGCCAGAATATTGTTGGCCCGCTTGAACCCCTGCACGAGGTTTTCCCCGTCGTCGGTCTTGAGGGTCTCCGACAGAGCCTCCGCCCGTTTGACCAACAGGGTCAGGTTGTCCGCCTGTGGCATGGCCAGGCAGGCGTCGATGACGTCATGGCGAATGCCCCGGTCGCGGAGGTAGGTTTTCAGGCGGTCGTGGAGGAAGGCGAGGAGGCTGTCGGTCGCTTGAGAAAGTTCTTGCACATGTTGATTTTTAAATTCGGCAACAAGATTTGCATGATGAGTTTTAAGTTTTGCCAACAGCTCTGTTGCACTCTCGCCTGCTACATTCAGATCATCGGCCAGTGCCGTTTTTGTCAGTGCCTGATAAAATGTGCCGACGCCAAATTGCTTGTTTGGTTGCAATGCATCCGATAGTGCACTGTTACTAATCAGTTCTTCTGCAATCTTCTCTTTTTCGTTCGCGACATCCATATCAGCACGAATGCGAACAGCAATTGGTCTGACCGTTTCCCAACTCACTGAACGATCATCTCGACGGTCTTGCAAAACCAACCGAATAACCCCCAGCGCGGCCCGCCTTAGTGCATAGGGGTCCTTGCTGCCGGTCGGCTTCTCATCAATCGCCCAGAACCCGGTCAGCGTGTCGATCTTGTCGGCCAGCGCTACGGCGACGCTCAGCGGGGCGGTGGGCACATCGTCGGACGGGCCGAGGGGGGCGTAGTGGTCCTGCGCCACCGCCGCGACCTCTGCCGAGGCACCGGACGCTTCCGCGTAGTACCGCCCCATAACCCCTTGAAGTTCCGGGAATTCATAGACCATTTCGGACGCCAGATCGAGCTTGGCCAGCCGTGCCGCCTCCGCAGCATCATCCGGATTCGCCCCGACGCTCGGCGCGATTTCCTTCGCCAGCGCGGCGATCCGGTCCACCCGTTCCGCCTGTGACCCCAGCTTGGCGTGGAACGTCACGTTTTCCAGCGCCGCGCGCCACTCGTCCATACCCGCCTTGGCGACGCGCAGGTCGTTCTCCCAGAAGAACGCGCCATCGGCCAGACGTGCCGACAGCACCCGCCCGTTACCTTCAAGGATCGTCGCACCATCATCCGAGGTTTCCCGGTTCGCGACGGTCACATAGCCCTCGATCCGCCCCGACTTCGGGTTCCGGACCGAGAAGAATTTCTGATGCTCTTTCATCGAGGTTTGAAGCACCTCTGCTGGAAGCCCCAGAAACGCCGCGTCAATCGCGCCCAGCAGCACCACCGGCCATTCGACCAGCCCGGCAACCTCTGCCAGCAGGCCCTTATCCTCAACCACTTCAAGGCCCCGCGCAAACGCCTGTTGCGTGGCGTCGTTCCAGATCGCCTCGGCCCGTTCCTCAGGGCGCAGCATCACGTTGGCGCGCTTCAGCTTCGCCTCATAATCCTCGAACCCCGTGACAGAAAACTGCCCCGGCACCATGAAGCGATGCCCTTCGGTACTGTCACCAGCCGTGATCCCGTCGATGGTCAGCGGCACGACCTCCGCCCCGCCCTCATCACTCAGGATGCACAGGATCGAATGTAGCGGACGCACCCATTTCAGTGGCCCCGCGCCCCAGCGCATCGATTTGGGCCAGGGAAAGCCGCGCACCGTGGCCTCCAACACCTCGGCCACAATCTCTCCCGCGTCGCGCCCGGGCTTGGCGATCACCGCGAACCAGACCTGCCCCTTCTTGTCGTCCCGCGCCTCCAACTGGTCCCTGGTCAGCCTGGTGGAGCGCAAGAACCCCTCGACCGCCTTTTCGGGCGCATCGACGCGCGGGCCTTTGCGTTCTTCACGGGTGTCGGCGGACCGATCGCTCAGCCCCTCAACCGTCAGGCACAACCGGCGGGGCGTCGCGAAGGCGGCGGCGCTGGCATAGGTCAGACCAGCCGCAACCAGACCGTCTGTCACCAACCGCTTCAGATCATCGCTGGCGCGCGCCTGCATCCGGGCGGGGATTTCCTCGGAAAAGAGTTCGATCAACAGATCCGGCATCGGTTCACTTCCTGAAAGTCGCGTTCAACTGATGCCAGGCAAAGGCCCGCCCATCAGGGTAAATGGCCAGCACCCGGTCGATGCCGTCCTCGATATTTTCCTCGGCCATGATCGCGGTGGCGCGCCCTGCTTCCAGATCACCGCCGATGGCCACTGCGTCAAAGCAGTCAAACCAGAACGGCGCGACCAGCGGTTCGGCATCTTTTGCAGGCGGGGCCATGGCAATCGCCGCTTCCGGGTCATCCAGCGTCATGCACCCCCGGAACCGGATCGGAGAGCTGTCCGAGGTGATGCCCTGAAACGCTTTCGGGTCCAGCGCCACATATTCGCCCGCCGCATCGACCAACTGGATCGTGGTCAGCCCGTCTTTCAGCCCGCCCTGCCCCAGCGCAACCTCGCGATAATAGCCATAGACCTGCAAATACCACATGGCTGCGCCGCCGATCAGCGCCGCCAGAACGATCCCGCTTGCCACCAGTTTGCCGGTCATGGCCAGTCCAGACTGATAAACGGCTTGGACAGTTTTGCCGCGTCACGCCGCATCTGTGCGACGACGGGGGTTTGCGACGGCTTCATACGCTCGTGCGTTTCCACGAACAGCGCGTCAAAGCCCTGCCGCGCCGGATCGGCAAATATCTGGGGCAGAATGTCGAACTCTGCCCCTTCGATATCCATCTTGACCAGCGCCACATTGCCGCCAAGGCGCGCAACCTCATCCGCGAAGGCGCGCTGTTCCACCTTGACGCCGTCTTCGACGAACTGCTCCGGATCGCTGAAATATATCGACGATGCCTGGCTGCGCTGTTGGGGCGTGCCGAGCGCTTCATGAACGCGGCGCAGGGTTGCGTGACCCGGCTTGCTTGCCAGGGCGACCTGGTGCAGCGACAATTGGGCAAATGGTCGACGTTTTCGCGTAACTGTCGGAACGTATCGGGGTCAGGTTCATAAGCGTGGACTGTCGCGCCGGTTGCGGCCAGCTGTTTCGTGACCACGCCGACATTGGCACCGCAATCCATGCAGGTATCACCCTGTTTCAGACGCGCAATATGTCTGTCGAACGCCTGGACAGAGGCGCGCCGCCGCAGCCGGCCCAGCCGCCGCCGCGCCCGACGCCCCAAATCCGTGTCGCGATGTTCCAGGTTTTGCAGCAGGAACATGACGGCAGGTTTTGGCAATATGCGCGACAGCGTTTTCAAGCTGCGCCGCCCGCCGCTGTGTCCAGCCAGGCATCCGCGCAGGCCTTGGTCAGTGCGCGCACCCGCCCGATATAAGCCTGCCGTTCAGTGACCGAGATGACGCCGCGCGCATCCAGCAGGTTGAACAGGTGGCTCGCCTTAATCGCCTGATCATAGGCGGGCTGGGCCATTACAATCGTGCGTCCGGTTTTCGGATCAACGGGCGCTTGGTCGAGGATGCGCGCAACCTCGGCCTCGGCATCTTTGAAGTGCTGTTCCAGCGCGCCGGTGTCGGCCACGTCGAAATTCCAGCGGGCGTATTGCGCCTCGGCCTCCTGAAACACATCGCCATAGGTCAGCGGGATCGGATCGTCGGGGTCGTTGAACGGCATCTTGTTGCCGTCGTCGAAACCGAGGACGTACATCGCGAGGCGTTCCAGACCATAGGTCAGTTCGCCAGAAACCGGCGCGCAATCATGGCCCGCGACCTGCTGGAAATAGGTGAACTGGCTGACCTCCATCCCGTCGCACCAAACCTCCCAGCCCAGGCCCCAGGCGCCCAGCGTCGGGCTCTCCCAGTCATCCTCGACAAAGCGGATATCGTGGATCGCACTATCGATCCCGATAGCGTCGAGCGACCCAAGGTACAGCGCCTGCAAATCCGGCGGGCTGGGTTTGATGATGACCTGAAACTGGTAATAATGCTGCCAGCGGTTCGGACTGTCGCCATAACGCCCGTCGGTTGGCCGGCGCGAGGGCTGGACATAGGCCGCCGCCCAAGGCTTCGGGCCCAGCGCGCGCAAAGTGGTCGCCGGGTGAAAGGTGCCCGCACCAACCTCCATATCATAGGGCTGCAGGATCGCGCAGCCCTGC of Paracoccaceae bacterium contains these proteins:
- the lpxD gene encoding UDP-3-O-(3-hydroxymyristoyl)glucosamine N-acyltransferase; translated protein: MTTFTLADIASALGAPVLGDGTLPLSGAAEPADAAPDQLAMAMNPAYADGLTKGRARAALVWPGADWQALGLSGAVEVPRARLAMAGVTALFDPGPEVAPGIHSSAVIDPSAQIAAGAAIGPFVVIGRGVRIGANARIAAHVSIAEGAQIGDDALIHPGLRIGARVKIGDRFTAQPGGVIGADGFSFVTAEKSAVETVRETLGADTPTDAQPWERIHSLGTVEIGDDVEFGANSTIDRGTIRATTIGDGTKLDNMVHVGHNCRIGRNVLLCGQVGIAGSVEIGDQVVLGGRVCVQDNIFIGDGVIAGFGSVIMSNVPAGRAMLGYPAVPMQTSIDSYKALRRLPRLARDVATLKKAVQKPAAND
- a CDS encoding phosphoglucosamine mutase codes for the protein MSKPLFGTDGVRGRANEWPMTADMCLRLGAAAGRYFRTDGQIRHRVVIGKDTRLSGYMIENALTAGLTSTGMDVLLLGPVPTPAVGLLTRSMRADLGIMISASHNPHQDNGIKFFGPDGFKLSDEAEAEIAAMVQGDVAPVPPAEIGRATRIDDGRGRYVERTKASFPRGLRLDGLKVVVDCANGAAYRAAPEVLWELGAEVIPVGVSPNGTNINNGCGSTNTSLAAESIVAHGADVGICLDGDADRVMILDQNGRVADGDQLMALLAARWADEGWLNENMLVATVMSNLGLERFLKKRGLDLMRTAVGDRYVVEAMRAGGFNLGGEQSGHIVMTDFGTTGDGLAAGLQFLAEMVRTEVKASVLTQSFTPVPQLLKNVRYAGPDPTNAVPVQAAIADAEHQLNGTGRLLIRKSGTEPLIRVMAECEDEGLLAEVVDGVVAAVEAAA
- the folP gene encoding dihydropteroate synthase; this translates as MNSYYRPLVQIDAARPAGAQPVAGGWGWFTHAERIERGGVRKVVATSEIPDDTLAAITAPRAPLAGLDLTQPRLMGILNVTPDSFSDGGRFFDPDVALAHARAMASGGADILDIGGESTRPGAAEVSVADEIARTAPVIEALRHGYDGALSIDTRKASVAQAALQAGADIVNDVAALGFDPALATVVADANAPVILMHAQGDPATMQDAPRYDDVLLDVYDYLAGRVAAARAAGIAADRIVVDPGIGFGKTVDHNRALLRGLSLFHGLGCPILLGASRKRFIGTLAGAADADDRMPGSLAVALAGLAQGVQITRVHDMEATKQAVTLWQAATGMGQA
- a CDS encoding diguanylate cyclase, translating into MTDSVSLSFGPLEDRARADAPDADRISLRDFPVDVEIGAFEVERGTKQRLQFSVVVAVAPPDAEVGDDVDRILSYDTIADAIRAELAAERLALLETLAERISLRLLAEPQARQVWIRIEKLDRGPGALGIEVVRQSSKQAASGATPPVVVDLGALTGAPEAAVKWLDYLHHQEKPVLVCADADIAAPSNEAQRRIALLTRDAATWALSMLHAKAHVAATRTEVDWALAQGRLTLWAPGKILLDTPGAPDAAAEGAVLAGWMADRLGAQKLVVVGRDLPAGVRTPAISVETETLSLG
- a CDS encoding cell wall hydrolase, which encodes MVPAPSLAENLAGLLGDKTQPLTASVPDTMTKMIRPHPVQGPVKGPGPVQYTRAYVDSLPVAKGGRDWRCMTEALYFEARGESVKGIFAVAEVILNRVDSKRFPNSVCGVIKQGVNNPRGCQFSYACDRYPEVYREKGARALVGKIARVMLDGADRKLTKGSDHYHTKAVNPRWARAFDRTVIIGVHKFYRS
- a CDS encoding pyruvate, phosphate dikinase, with the translated sequence MTEITPTAPMSAALHGGRAKCLQRLIRLDLPVPRTVALPFPTVRAIAQGQMPDLAALLGQFDAGALLSVRPSSEDPDWGGPGAILNIGMNDAHHAALSETLGEAAATALYVRFLQAYAVDVAHLDPDEFETDQTDADTLQRLLAAYKDEADEPFPQDHAHQLAAVLSSMARAWEGTSARILREARGAPADAGLGLVVQEMALGVGPAESGSGVIQFVSSDTGQDIVTGRYLSQSQGRDALTGLEGAIYLTRDERGPSLQELCPDVFADLIRIGGICRQRLREEMQVEFTVSDGRLFVLDAVRIARNSRAAVRIAVALAEDGVIPKAEALLRIEPRALNELLHRQVDPSGARDVVAQGIAASPGAATGVLVFTAEAAQANAARGEPSILVRHETTPEDIRGMHAAVAVLTERGGRTSHAAMIARGLGLPCVVGASRIAIDAADQTLTTRDGRVLNAGDVVTLDGTAGEALAGAAPLLEPALGDSFRTLMDWASDHQDIDVRANADTVAEAQVAATFGASGIGLCRTEHMFYEADRLTVMHEMIFADGPDDRQGALDRLLPMQRADFAQLFRIMEGRPVCIRLLDPPLHEFLPNSRSGLRELADALGMPLKDVTRRVASLTEFNPMLGMRGVRLGVAMPEIYEMQARAIFEATVEATRAGNPVVPEVMIPLVSAFREVELVKSRIDAVAAAVRAESGTEFSFRLGVMVETPRAALRADEIARYAEFLSFGTNDLTQMTYGLSRDDAGRFMSEYVSQGVFPEDPFHRLDEDGVGELLRIGAQRGRAARPDVTLSICGEHGGDLESIEFCRRAGYDYVSASPFRVPLARLAAAQLAIRAGTKSAQL